Genomic segment of Zingiber officinale cultivar Zhangliang chromosome 11B, Zo_v1.1, whole genome shotgun sequence:
ATCCTCGTTGCTTCCTTCGTTAATTAACATAACCGAAAAGTGATGGCCCAGCCAGATTTATGGGATTGCTCTTGGGCCCGTTAATGTGTAGTGCCGGATCAGGCCGGATCATATGTCGCAACGGCCTGGCTCTGGTGCGTTTGCCGCCTGTAGGCTGTAGGTTGTCAACCCTCACCAGTAGGCAACGGCGACGCTTCCCGGCATAGCCCTTCCCCAGTCTTGCTCTCCCCGCCCGTCCACCTGCTAAGCGACCAGCGTCGACGTCATGTTGTACTACCAACAGATGCGATCCCTCTGTCCGATTGCTGATGGAGACACGCCGCTCCGAGGCAGAAGGCCCCCTCTCAACTCGCGTTGCCGCCGTCGACGACGCGCCACCAACGCCGCCAGCCCCAACGACCGGGCGAAGGAAGGCTGGTCCTGTTAGGGAATGGTTAGTCGTCTCGGCGTCCGGGTGGTCGTACCAGGAGGAGGTTGGGAAGCACTCGATCATGCGCCGCATGGGTCTCCCCTCCCGCGATCTACGAGTCCTCGACACACTGCTGTCGTACCCCTCCACTATACTCGGACGGGAGCGTGCCGTTGTGATCAAACTGGAGCATATTCGGGTGATCGTCACCGCCACGGAGGTCCTCATCCCCAACTTCAGGGACCCCCTGGTCGCCGCCTTTGTCCAGGATCTCAAATCTAGGGTTTCCACTTCGATCAGCCCCCAACAGGTAGTGTCTAGTTATTTTAATAAGAAATTATGCTTACTGTTTCTGTACTCGTAATTCAAACATTAATCACTTGCAAATTCGGAGTCTTATTCTtctaaaaaaatgatgaaaactaCGTAACGCAATTTGTTTTAACTATGATCGCTGTAATTTGGATAGCATATGCCCTTCATCAGCATGTAGAAGTTACATTGTCCGAGAAAAATCTTGTCTGGATCATGCATTGCGCTTCTCCATCTTGTGGTTGATTTTTTGATCCATACAAAATTGAGTTGACTTTTTAACTCGTTAATTTGTGCTAATGTTGGACCCTTGGCTAATTGTTGGTCCTCTGTCTTTTGGAAGGATGTCAGCACTTCACGATCTCCTCCATTTCCTGATGTTTGTGTATCACCCACACAGACTGCGAGGGATTCTTCAAATGATTGTATGACATTGCAAACTCTCATGTCAGCTCATGATAGGCAGGAGCCCAGCACCGGGGTCAAAACGGATGAAGTAGTATATATGGGGACAAAAGTTTTACCTTTTGAATTCAGAGCACTTGAAGTGTGCCTTGAATCTGCCTGCAAATTTTTAGAATCAGAGGTCTATTTACTATATGACTAAGTGTCTCTTTCTTATTCTGCTTAAATTTCTATAAAACTATCAAAAGAAAATAACGGCGATGTTTAAATGTTCATTAAAACAAAGGGACAACTGGAGTGATTGTATGATAAACGATTTTCATGTATTAATTATCTGCAATAAATTCCATGCATTGGTCACATTGTGTTAAACTTAGCTATTCTCTTAACTGCTTATCTTAGCTAAACCTCTAACCTTGTGCCTATAAATGAACTATCTCTTGAATTTATACCTTAGTCCATGCTACAATATATCTTTGATTCATAATCTTGTGCCTTTATAGAATTTATCCTCTGATTAATTTGACAGTAGAGTATATTATTTTGgtgataattaaaaataaataaaaaaaatggaataACTCATATATTTTGAAATTCTGATTTTAAAGGAACCAATCATGATAAAAGATTGGATATGAATAagcttaaaactaaattaggatTCTCTTCTGAATTTGTCTTCTATTGCATAAAGCATGCTCAGTGGACTTCATAACCCATAGCATTTGTTATGCAGTTGTTTTCAAGTTCTGCACCCCATACACATTCGTTTTACAAATTGCAGTGATCTTGAGTTCTTGTATTCTTTTCAGGCTTCCGAACTAGAGAAAGAGGCATATCCAACTTTagatgagttgacttctcaaatCAATTCTCTGAATCTTGAGCGAGTTAGACAGATAAAAAATCATTTGGTTGCACTATCAGTGCGTGTGCAGAAGGTGAAGGGAACTTAGAATTGCAAGACCCGTGTTTGTTGTCATCAAGAATTTCTCTCAGGCTCAGAATAAATTTCCATGCTATGGTGAAAATTTATTCAGGGTGATAGGAGAAAGTTGTCTAACTCCTGTACTTATTACATATTGCTAGAATGAAGGAATGTTGTCTTTACTGAACTTCATTTCTCGGTTTTTACATATGTTTTATCTTCTTGTTCAGATATAGATCTTGGTAACAATAGCAAACACTATGTTGAATGCCCATATCATAAATTCTTTAGATTCATATGTATTGAAAATATTCCAACAGTTGTGGTTCTCAGTCATAGTGTTTTACCATATTTCCGGATGCTTTTTGTCTTGCCATATACCAGAAATTTGAAGAATAACAAACTTCCTCCATGATTGCTTGCTACAATTATTGTTAGCTTGACAAAACATATACTCTTCTATTTACTCTTGTTACATCAATTATTTTATGGTAGCTACCATGAAAACCCTCATTCATCATTTCATTTACATCATGAGttttgtccccagggcgtagcacagatggggagtgcatggttatgtggctgaaaggtccaggggtcgatccccggggtgtcactgcctggggttaacgtctccgctatgcactttccacctgtgtacctgcatttacctccctccatatccgtgggaccggctttAGGGGGGCcgttgatgtggcggttccacatttttttttttttttatttaatctaaTCACTTGTATTCATGGAGTACAGAGTGGTAACTTCACTCTCTCTGAGTTATACTTGTTATTATTATCATATTCTCTCATATGTGTTATTATGCCCTTCTAGTGGACTTGAAATGGCAAATTTCATACAATATCCATCATTTGGGTTTTCCATCACCATggtttttgtaaatttttaataGGTAAGGGATGAAATTGAACATTTATTGGATGATGACATGGACATGGCTGAAATGCACTTGACAGAGAAGCTCCTCCATCAGTCGGAAAGGGGATCATCAAAACTTGAAAACTCTGTTGAACCCGATAAAGAAAGGTATGAACATTCTATTAGTATAGAAAAGAGGGGAAGAAGGTGACTTCATTTTATTATCCGTTTCTGTAGTTATTGCACATTCGAAAATAACTGTCAATTCAATATTATCACAGCATAATGTGTTGACCTTTTATCTGTTATAAATCAGCTTCAGTAACTTGTTCCATTTATAGCGCCAGTACCTAAGCAAGCAAGCTTAGAATGGTAATTTGTGAGACTTAAGAGGAATAAATTAGTATCAAACTCTAGATGATAAGAGAACCATTACACTCATATAGGTCTGTAAAATAACTCTTAATAACTTAATATCCAATGACATGTTGGACTAGACATATAAATACTAACATTCATATAATTATCAACTCTATTTCTCTTCCTAATGTTGGAGAGTTAATATTAACCTATGTCCAGCTTTGCACAAAATAGAGTAATTCcattaaaaaaaagataattataataataacaCTACCCCCTCTAACTGCACATGTCATCGATTTAGAAGTATGAGAAAGTCAAATGACAATTGTGTTGGTATATAGAGTGATAATTTAAGGTTCCGGTTTCTTCTCTTGTGACATAAACAAGATGAAAATGTTGAGAGAAACAACtcgataaaattttatatttcaaCCAGAAGGGGTGATTTTCAAATATTCCAAATATTAATGTGGATCAATTTTCACTCCAATAgcctaaattttgaatttaaggagCCGAAACGAACTTAAATTCGAAAATTTTGACCATAGCCCGTGGTTCTAGTTAAAACTACGATTCATCGATCTTCAAAGCTTATTTATGACTCAGAGTCGAAAAATCATTTGTGATCTTGCTTCCTCATAATATTTAGCATTACTACATATGAAATCTTCATTGTGATCTAAATAACCATCCTAACTAGTAACctaataaaataaagtttatattttACAACTATCCTTCAATTAATGAAAcatgaaaaaagaaagaaataactTATTCCTCTTGGAACACCGTTGCTTTTGAGAAAAATAGTGAAGAAAAGATAGGGAGGAAGAAGCAAAAAAGGAGAGCTTTACCTTCTTCATTATCAACCTTGACTAGTTTTGGTGAGCTCGGCAACGACACAAAGAGAGCAAGGCAAGGCAAAACATGGCTATTCTTGTGATGCCAATAAAACCCTAAAAAACGTGAGAAGAGGGAGAAAATGTGAGGGTTGAGGGTTGATGTTGCGTTTCTTATTTGCCAGAGAAAAAAAAGCAGAAGAAAAGAAAATTCTTGTGCTTTAGAAGAGAAGGTGAAAAAATTGTAGGTTTACTACCGttggagaaaagaaggagaagaagcaaatgggaaagaaaaaggaaaaaataaaagagagatgAGCGAAGGGGTGGCATATGGTACGACGGAATTGCAACGTGCATACTGAAACAAAGGAAGAGAGAAAAATGGAATAGAAGGCTTCCTCAAAAAATAtcctaattcattttaaattaatcGAATTCATTTAAACCTTAAACTTGGTTCATCTATAACTTatccaaatcaaattcaaattaatcccCAGTAAAACCAACATAATCCTTATCTCCGCACTTACCCGTTGGATTTAGTTTGAACccgattcaattttaatttagcgcCCTCACTTCACGTCATACGATTTAATTCTtctgtttattattatatattttatttttaaaatttaatacttaATATTTCAAGTTGTGATATTTTCTAATAAAAGTGGTACCAATGGATAACTTAGGTCGTGGGCTTTCCAAATATGTGATCGATTTTAGTTTCCGGCAACAAACGGTGATGAATTGATCAATTAAAATGATGATGAGAGCTTTCAAATatacaatattatttttttaaccaaATATGAGAGGGGGCGGTTGCACCCCCTCTTTTCCATGTACTGGAAAACATGTCAAAATGGGTTTAGGAGAGTTCTGAGACGTCTGACAACTAGATAAATGCTTATTATTATGTACTTTTGAGCTGTATTTTAATTTcagttcttttgtttttctttccattTCCAGTGATGAACTGGAGTCTGATGCTGCAAATGGCAAAGAGAATGCAGGTGGTTTCGACGCTGACATCCATGAGCTTGAAATGCTCTTAGAGGCTTACTTTATGCAGGTTGATGGTACTTTACGCAAACTATCCACGGTATCAATTCTTTTAACTGTAAAGCCAACAACTGAGCTTGTTATTTATCTGagttttctggaattattagctCTGGTGTAATCTTCTAATAACAAACATCTGTGCGTTCCTAAAGCTAAGAGACTATGTCGATGACACTGAGGATTACATCAACATCATGCTTGATGACAAGCAGAACCATCTGCTACAGATGGGAGTCATCCTCAGCATGGCCACCATTCTAATAACTGTTGGCATCCTTGTGACAGGTATATTTGCGATAAACATACACATCCCACTGTACGATTCTCCATATATCACGTTTGAGGAAACAGTGGGAGCTCTTGTAGGAGGTAGCATAATTTTGTTCATAATAGCCATTTGGTGGGGTAGAAGAAGTGGGATACTGCAGTAAAGATATGCTCATCCTGTTATCCGACCAGGTGAGCTAGTGTCTTATTTACGAGTCGAGACCGATTCCACACGAGTTGGAACAGATTTTTTTATTGTTGAAGTTTTAAGTTTTTACAGATTGAAACAGATAATTTCAGGGCAGACATTATTTGTCACGCCTAATTACTTGTATAATTACTTGATTTACTTACTAAGCAAATTATGTGAGCATGtgccatttaattaaattaaatttgtggAGCATTTTACGTTATTCATGAGATGCACGTTCTTCATGGTATGCACAGGAACTGTAAAGCCTACAAGTCACAATCTTCAAATGATGCAAATGACAATGATTATTTTTTCACTATGGACCCGATTAAAATGTAACACCCATGGTACTAAAATATGTTGCTACAATCAAATCTTATTTCATTCATGGATTGATTATATGGATCTTTTTTAATCATTGAATTATATTctctattatattattatttatatttaaatatattttattttattattgttaatcaAGTTTTCTTTCATATCATCTTCAACGTCTTTTCAAATTGTCACTTAATAGGTGCAATCTcaatttttttctaatatttttattttttttatcttgtttatcCATACATCCATCTTAAAATCTTCATCCCTATAATGCACATTTCTATTTATGTACGAGTCATATTTCAATATTCAATTTCATATAATATAGTAGATTTAGCTTGGTATTTTTAATCTTAGAAGTATTTTGTAATCGTAAAGAACATTTGATACGTTTTTCATTTCAATCATCTACCTATATTATATACATATTTAAAATTCTCGGTTACATATAACTTGtcattttttatattaataattttttttatttcatttatatattctatttttactctattaaacataaaaatttttacttttaaaattttttatttttcatcatGATTTAAATTTAGTATCTATTCTTTTGCGGATCTTATCTATCAATATTATCAtctataaataataaatattatagtattatattttaaatatgttcAGTATATTTATCCatcattaatataaaaaaaaggtAAGAACTTAAACACTTAGTTAATGAGAGCGCACACCCCCTCCATCTTCCCCTCTCTCCCTGCCAAAAGACGCATGTAGCcttctctatattttttttatttttttatttcatttaattctgatttagttttaatttttaattaatttcatttaaaaataattctcatataattatatttttaattttattttttaattaatttaattaattattttttatcaatactttatttttcaattttatataaattttatttagtttttattttttaattaatttaatttattattttttatcaatactttatttttcaattttatataa
This window contains:
- the LOC122034554 gene encoding magnesium transporter MRS2-F-like isoform X2, with the protein product METRRSEAEGPLSTRVAAVDDAPPTPPAPTTGRRKAGPVREWLVVSASGWSYQEEVGKHSIMRRMGLPSRDLRVLDTLLSYPSTILGRERAVVIKLEHIRVIVTATEVLIPNFRDPLVAAFVQDLKSRVSTSISPQQDVSTSRSPPFPDVCVSPTQTARDSSNDCMTLQTLMSAHDRQEPSTGVKTDEVVYMGTKVLPFEFRALEVCLESACKFLESEASELEKEAYPTLDELTSQINSLNLERVRQIKNHLVALSVRVQKVRDEIEHLLDDDMDMAEMHLTEKLLHQSERGSSKLENSVEPDKESDELESDAANGKENAGGFDADIHELEMLLEAYFMQVDGTLRKLSTLRDYVDDTEDYINIMLDDKQNHLLQMGVILSMATILITVGILVTGGSIILFIIAIWWGRRSGILQ
- the LOC122034554 gene encoding magnesium transporter MRS2-F-like isoform X3 translates to METRRSEAEGPLSTRVAAVDDAPPTPPAPTTGRRKAGPVREWLVVSASGWSYQEEVGKHSIMRRMGLPSRDLRVLDTLLSYPSTILGRERAVVIKLEHIRVIVTATEVLIPNFRDPLVAAFVQDLKSRVSTSISPQQASELEKEAYPTLDELTSQINSLNLERVRQIKNHLVALSVRVQKVRDEIEHLLDDDMDMAEMHLTEKLLHQSERGSSKLENSVEPDKESDELESDAANGKENAGGFDADIHELEMLLEAYFMQVDGTLRKLSTLRDYVDDTEDYINIMLDDKQNHLLQMGVILSMATILITVGILVTGIFAINIHIPLYDSPYITFEETVGALVGGSIILFIIAIWWGRRSGILQ
- the LOC122034554 gene encoding magnesium transporter MRS2-F-like isoform X1; amino-acid sequence: METRRSEAEGPLSTRVAAVDDAPPTPPAPTTGRRKAGPVREWLVVSASGWSYQEEVGKHSIMRRMGLPSRDLRVLDTLLSYPSTILGRERAVVIKLEHIRVIVTATEVLIPNFRDPLVAAFVQDLKSRVSTSISPQQDVSTSRSPPFPDVCVSPTQTARDSSNDCMTLQTLMSAHDRQEPSTGVKTDEVVYMGTKVLPFEFRALEVCLESACKFLESEASELEKEAYPTLDELTSQINSLNLERVRQIKNHLVALSVRVQKVRDEIEHLLDDDMDMAEMHLTEKLLHQSERGSSKLENSVEPDKESDELESDAANGKENAGGFDADIHELEMLLEAYFMQVDGTLRKLSTLRDYVDDTEDYINIMLDDKQNHLLQMGVILSMATILITVGILVTGIFAINIHIPLYDSPYITFEETVGALVGGSIILFIIAIWWGRRSGILQ
- the LOC122034554 gene encoding magnesium transporter MRS2-F-like isoform X4, whose translation is METRRSEAEGPLSTRVAAVDDAPPTPPAPTTGRRKAGPVREWLVVSASGWSYQEEVGKHSIMRRMGLPSRDLRVLDTLLSYPSTILGRERAVVIKLEHIRVIVTATEVLIPNFRDPLVAAFVQDLKSRVSTSISPQQDVSTSRSPPFPDVCVSPTQTARDSSNDCMTLQTLMSAHDRQEPSTGVKTDEVVYMGTKVLPFEFRALEVCLESACKFLESEASELEKEAYPTLDELTSQINSLNLERVRQIKNHLVALSVRVQKVRDEIEHLLDDDMDMAEMHLTEKLLHQSERGSSKLENSVEPDKESDELESDAANGKENAGGFDADIHELEMLLEAYFMQVDGTLRKLSTVYLR